The following DNA comes from Micromonospora chokoriensis.
GTTCGAGTCCCGCCCGCCCCACCAACAGTTTGCCCTGGTCAGCCATGCTGCCGACGATCCGGGCGCACCGCGTCGAGGTCTGGGCCGACGCCCTCAGTCCGCACTGAGTCCGCAGCAGCACGACCCGCCGCCCGGTCGAGGCGATCCGCCACCTGGTCCAGGTCGTCCTCGAACAGGTCCGCGTACACGTCCAGCGTCATGGCCGCCGAGGCGTGCCCGAGCATCCGCTGCACCGCTTTGACGTTGGCGCCCTCGGCCACGGCGAGACTGGCCGCCGTGTGCCGCAGCTCGTGCGGAGTCAGGCCGGCGAGACCGATCGACTCCGCAGCCCGGTCGAAGACGCGGCGACGGAAGTTGTTGTTGCGCAGCACGTCGCCGGCCGGGGAGGTGAATACCAGCTCGTCACCCGCACGGCCGGCGATCTGCGCGGCGATCGGCTCGACCAGGAAGCGGGGGAGCGGCACCGACCGGCGTTGGTGCGTCTTGGGCGTGCCGAACACCGCCCGACCGTTGACCTCGGTCACTGACTGCGCGACCAACAGCCGGCGCTTCACCAGGTCCACCCGGCGGATCCGAAGCGCGGCCAGTTCGCCCCAGCGCAGCCCGGTGTAGGCCAGTACCCGGATGATCAGCCCGCGCGGTTCTGCCGCCGCCGCCAGCTCGCCCACTTGGCCGTGCGTCAGGAACACCTTCTCCGACCGTCCGGCCCGGGGCAGCCGCACACCGGCCGCGACGTTGCGAGTCAACCGGCCGTCCCGAACCGCCAGGGCCAGCAGGAGCGAGAACACCCGGTGGGCTTGCCGAACGGTGGACGGCGCAAGACCGGCCTGCGTCATGCGGCGTACCCACTCGCCAACGTCAGCATGCGTGACTGCCGAAAGCGGGACGCGTTCCCACACCGGAAGCACCTGCCTCCGCAGCAGACTGCCGTACCGCTGGCGAGTCGACGGCTTGAGCTGCACCTGATTGGCGAACCACCGAGCGGCCCAGTCCCCAACCGTGACCCGCGCGAGAGCCGGATCGACCTCACCAAACAAGCCGCCGACTGCCACGACGTAACCACCGGCCGGCAACGCGATGGCTCAGGAGGGAGCAGCATGAAGACCCGGACCGCGCCGGCCGCGCTCGGCCTGCTGGCGGCGCAAGCGCCGGCATCGGCCGGCGCGCCGGCCGATTGCAGACTGCGCCAGGGCCGGAACCGATGCCTCCGGCGGGGATCTTCGACAGAGATGGGGCCGCCCACCTCCACCGCAAGTCCGGGCGAAGCCGAACAGACCTGCTCCCCGGTGTCAACACAACGATCCACCGTGTTGACACCGGGGAGCAGGCCCGTCCCACGATGTGCGGACTCACGGCGGAGATGGGCTTGAGGGAGAGGAGCGGTGGCGTGGCAGACGAGGTGTTCCCGAGCGATCTTTCCGGCCACTTCTGGGCAACGGTCGAACACCGGCCTGA
Coding sequences within:
- a CDS encoding tyrosine-type recombinase/integrase, yielding MAVGGLFGEVDPALARVTVGDWAARWFANQVQLKPSTRQRYGSLLRRQVLPVWERVPLSAVTHADVGEWVRRMTQAGLAPSTVRQAHRVFSLLLALAVRDGRLTRNVAAGVRLPRAGRSEKVFLTHGQVGELAAAAEPRGLIIRVLAYTGLRWGELAALRIRRVDLVKRRLLVAQSVTEVNGRAVFGTPKTHQRRSVPLPRFLVEPIAAQIAGRAGDELVFTSPAGDVLRNNNFRRRVFDRAAESIGLAGLTPHELRHTAASLAVAEGANVKAVQRMLGHASAAMTLDVYADLFEDDLDQVADRLDRAAGRAAADSVRTEGVGPDLDAVRPDRRQHG